A stretch of Cellulosilyticum sp. I15G10I2 DNA encodes these proteins:
- a CDS encoding deoxyguanosinetriphosphate triphosphohydrolase, with translation MCYRKEQEAFEIKHLSAYAAKSIYSKGRKIHEEECEVRTAFQRDRDRILHSKAFRRLAHKTQVFISPEGDHYRTRLTHTLEVSQIARTIARALRHNEDLTEAISLGHDLGHTPFGHTGEHMLQELTQNDFSHNKHSLRVIEVLENKGQGLNLTYEVRDGIFNHPTSGRPCTLEGKIVQISDKIAYINHDIDDAIRGKVLKKADLPKDCIAILGDSSSNRIHLLISDIIRESNQKDTIQMSDSVKNAFYSMREFLFEKVYVGSLAKQQEDKAKQVIYQLYNYYINKVDKLPKEYIKRLQLGDSEKQIVCDYIAGMTDRFAIHTFCDLFFPASWNIY, from the coding sequence ATGTGCTATAGAAAAGAGCAGGAAGCATTTGAGATAAAGCATTTAAGTGCTTATGCGGCTAAATCAATATATTCTAAAGGCAGAAAAATTCATGAGGAAGAGTGTGAGGTAAGAACGGCATTTCAAAGAGATCGAGACAGAATATTGCATTCAAAAGCATTTAGAAGGTTAGCACATAAAACACAAGTTTTTATATCACCAGAAGGAGATCACTATAGGACAAGACTTACACATACACTTGAGGTATCACAAATAGCAAGAACAATTGCAAGAGCATTAAGGCATAATGAAGACCTGACAGAAGCTATTTCGCTCGGTCATGACTTAGGACACACGCCGTTTGGACATACGGGGGAACATATGCTGCAGGAACTAACACAAAATGACTTCTCGCATAATAAACATAGTTTAAGAGTTATAGAAGTGCTTGAAAATAAGGGACAAGGACTTAATCTTACATATGAAGTAAGAGATGGCATTTTTAATCATCCTACAAGCGGCAGACCATGTACGCTAGAAGGCAAGATTGTACAAATATCTGATAAAATAGCATATATTAATCATGATATTGATGATGCAATAAGGGGAAAAGTTTTAAAAAAAGCAGATTTACCTAAAGACTGTATTGCTATTCTTGGAGATTCTTCGAGTAATCGTATACATCTGTTAATATCGGATATTATAAGAGAAAGCAATCAAAAAGATACTATTCAAATGAGTGATAGTGTAAAAAATGCTTTTTATAGTATGCGAGAATTCTTATTTGAAAAAGTTTATGTAGGATCCCTTGCTAAGCAGCAGGAAGATAAAGCAAAACAAGTCATTTATCAGCTTTATAATTATTATATTAATAAAGTTGACAAGCTGCCCAAAGAATATATAAAAAGGCTGCAACTTGGAGATTCTGAAAAACAAATAGTATGTGACTATATTGCTGGAATGACAGATCGCTTTGCCATTCACACTTTTTGCGATTTGTTTTTTCCGGCTTCTTGGAATATTTATTAG